In Candidatus Omnitrophota bacterium, a single genomic region encodes these proteins:
- a CDS encoding PilT/PilU family type 4a pilus ATPase — translation MEKNTTLRDLLLLAIQENASDLHLTDGTPPVLRIDGELVMLKRSPLARQDMQEMIFSVLSQGQKEQFEQNKELDFSLAMTGLDRFRVNVHIQRGAVEAAFRRVSLFIPTIEELHLPSIVADLARGHSGLVLITGPTGTGKTTTLAAMVNLINTERSCVIISIEDPIEYIHVNKRSIVKQREVYRDTNSFAEALRRCLRQDPDVIVVGEMRDLETISTALTAAETGHLVLGTIHTPDAPQTIERIIDVFPPYQQQQVRLQLASALQGVISQQLVPHASGRGRVMAPEIMIATPGIRNMIREGAVEQIRTAIQTGAQYGMKTMDKSLKELCDKGTITYETAVAHAYNLDELKSLLKK, via the coding sequence ATGGAAAAAAACACCACACTGCGTGACCTTCTGCTGTTAGCCATCCAGGAAAATGCTTCTGATCTGCATTTGACCGATGGGACCCCGCCGGTCTTAAGGATCGACGGTGAATTGGTCATGCTCAAGCGCTCCCCGCTGGCCCGCCAGGACATGCAGGAGATGATCTTCAGCGTCCTTTCGCAGGGCCAAAAAGAACAATTCGAACAAAACAAGGAACTTGATTTTTCTCTGGCCATGACCGGACTGGACCGTTTTCGCGTCAACGTGCACATCCAGCGCGGGGCCGTGGAAGCGGCATTCCGGCGCGTGTCATTGTTCATCCCCACTATTGAGGAATTGCATCTGCCGTCCATCGTGGCGGACCTGGCGCGCGGACACAGCGGCCTGGTCCTCATCACCGGCCCCACCGGCACGGGCAAGACCACGACGCTGGCGGCCATGGTGAATTTGATCAATACCGAACGTTCCTGTGTGATCATCAGCATTGAAGACCCTATCGAATACATCCACGTCAATAAGAGATCCATCGTCAAGCAAAGGGAAGTGTACCGCGACACCAACTCTTTCGCCGAGGCCCTGCGCCGCTGCCTGCGCCAGGACCCGGACGTCATCGTCGTTGGGGAAATGCGCGACCTGGAAACGATCTCCACGGCCCTGACCGCGGCGGAAACAGGCCATCTTGTTTTGGGGACCATCCACACGCCTGACGCGCCCCAGACCATTGAGCGCATCATTGACGTGTTCCCGCCGTATCAGCAGCAGCAGGTGCGCCTGCAATTGGCCTCGGCTTTGCAGGGGGTCATTTCCCAGCAATTGGTGCCGCACGCCTCCGGCCGTGGCCGCGTCATGGCCCCGGAGATCATGATCGCCACCCCCGGCATCCGCAATATGATCCGTGAGGGGGCGGTCGAGCAGATCCGCACCGCCATACAGACAGGCGCCCAGTACGGCATGAAGACGATGGACAAATCCCTTAAGGAACTCTGTGACAAAGGGACGATCACCTACGAGACCGCTGTCGCGCACGCCTATAATCTCGACGAGTTAAAAAGTTTATTGAAGAAGTAG
- a CDS encoding isocitrate/isopropylmalate dehydrogenase family protein: MGHKVTILPGDGIGPEVTRAMQACVEAAGVKIDWEVQQVGEFSIRKSGKPLTDEVIESIRRNKTAIKGPISTPIGKGFRSVNVQLRQALDLYACVRPCVYYEGTKTPVKNVDLVIFRENTEDLYAGIEFEQGTPECDQLREKINSMSAKKIREDSAISIKPISATASRRIVRAAFAYALKNGRKKITAVHKANIMKFTDGIFLKCAQEVAQEYKGRVEFNDCIVDNMCMQLVQHPHLYDMLVLPNLYGDIVSDLCAGLTGGLGIAPGANYGDNIALFEPVHGSAPKYAGQNKVNPTACILSSVLMLKHLGEADAAIRLENAVRKVLKEGKSVTYDLKDDRNDPTAVGTQQMAEAICKAL, from the coding sequence ATGGGACATAAAGTCACCATTTTACCCGGCGACGGGATAGGGCCGGAAGTGACCCGGGCGATGCAGGCCTGTGTTGAGGCCGCCGGCGTCAAAATTGACTGGGAAGTCCAGCAGGTGGGGGAATTTTCCATCCGCAAAAGCGGCAAGCCGCTGACCGACGAGGTCATTGAGTCCATCCGCCGCAACAAAACCGCCATCAAAGGGCCCATTTCAACGCCCATCGGCAAGGGTTTCCGCTCGGTCAACGTGCAGTTGCGCCAGGCCCTGGACCTCTATGCCTGCGTGCGCCCCTGTGTTTATTATGAAGGGACCAAGACGCCGGTCAAGAACGTGGACCTGGTGATCTTTCGCGAAAACACCGAAGACCTTTACGCGGGCATTGAATTTGAACAAGGAACGCCGGAATGCGATCAGTTGCGCGAAAAGATCAACAGCATGTCGGCCAAAAAGATCCGCGAGGACTCCGCCATTTCCATCAAGCCCATCTCCGCGACGGCCTCCAGGCGCATCGTGCGCGCCGCCTTCGCGTACGCCCTCAAGAACGGCCGCAAGAAGATCACCGCCGTGCACAAGGCCAATATCATGAAATTCACCGACGGGATCTTTTTGAAGTGCGCCCAGGAAGTGGCGCAGGAATATAAGGGCCGCGTCGAGTTCAATGACTGCATCGTGGACAATATGTGCATGCAATTGGTGCAGCACCCGCATTTGTACGACATGCTCGTTTTGCCGAATTTGTACGGGGACATCGTTTCGGACCTGTGCGCGGGCCTGACCGGCGGTTTGGGCATTGCCCCGGGCGCCAATTACGGGGACAATATCGCCCTGTTTGAGCCGGTGCACGGATCAGCCCCCAAGTACGCGGGCCAGAACAAGGTCAATCCCACGGCCTGTATCCTTTCAAGCGTCCTGATGCTCAAACATCTGGGGGAGGCGGATGCCGCCATTCGTTTGGAGAACGCGGTCCGCAAGGTCCTTAAAGAGGGCAAGAGCGTCACCTATGATCTTAAAGATGACCGCAATGACCCCACCGCTGTCGGCACACAGCAAATGGCCGAGGCGATCTGTAAAGCATTGTAA
- the map gene encoding type I methionyl aminopeptidase yields the protein MTTSQIKIKSPGEIDILRKAGKILSSIIEELKGSLTVGMTTKGIDARAEALVKRHNVLPAFKGYHGFPASACISVNEGVVHGIPGGYVLKEGDIVSLDVGIIHDDYYSDTAVTVPIGRVAPETQRLLQVAQASLYKGIEQARADNRLSDISFAVQSYVELHGFSVVRDFVGHGIGRQLHEDPEIPNYGPPHQGPVLKPGMVLAIEPMVNMGTHRTKILKDGWTVVTADGQPSAHFEHTVVVTAQGPEILTQ from the coding sequence ATGACAACAAGCCAGATCAAGATCAAAAGCCCCGGCGAGATTGACATTTTACGCAAAGCTGGTAAAATTTTGTCTTCCATTATTGAGGAATTGAAGGGCTCTTTAACAGTTGGAATGACGACCAAGGGCATTGACGCCAGGGCCGAAGCGCTGGTCAAGCGGCACAACGTGCTCCCCGCGTTCAAGGGCTATCACGGGTTCCCCGCGTCGGCCTGCATTTCGGTCAATGAGGGGGTGGTGCACGGCATTCCCGGCGGGTATGTCCTCAAAGAGGGCGATATTGTCAGCCTTGATGTGGGCATTATCCACGACGATTATTATTCCGATACCGCCGTGACGGTCCCGATCGGCCGTGTGGCCCCCGAGACCCAACGCCTGCTGCAGGTGGCCCAAGCGTCCTTGTATAAGGGCATTGAACAGGCGCGCGCGGACAACCGGCTCTCTGATATTTCTTTTGCCGTGCAAAGTTATGTGGAATTGCACGGATTTTCGGTGGTGCGGGATTTTGTCGGACACGGCATCGGCAGGCAATTGCACGAAGACCCGGAGATCCCTAATTACGGCCCGCCCCATCAGGGGCCTGTTTTGAAACCGGGGATGGTGCTGGCCATAGAGCCCATGGTCAACATGGGAACGCACCGGACGAAGATATTGAAAGACGGCTGGACCGTGGTGACCGCGGACGGTCAACCGTCCGCTCATTTTGAGCATACGGTTGTCGTCACAGCCCAGGGGCCGGAAATACTGACACAATAG
- the lipB gene encoding lipoyl(octanoyl) transferase LipB produces MNNFIIEDWGLIDHAAAVKRQRAVVQEVIAGGPQRLVFCEHPLVLTLGRMFKPDSLLYTREDILSRGVSIVPVDRGGDVTLHAPGQLIVYVMADLNRYGRDLKVYLEHIEQVAVDLLKDFDILAMSMPGQRGVFINRNKIISIGVGVRRWVTYHGLGINVNTDLSLFDLIKPCGLDVRMTSIAQLKGGPVAMGDVKEKFTRHFCRQFGGHNT; encoded by the coding sequence ATGAATAACTTTATCATTGAAGATTGGGGCCTCATCGATCACGCGGCTGCGGTCAAACGCCAGCGCGCGGTGGTGCAGGAGGTCATTGCCGGCGGCCCCCAGCGTCTTGTTTTCTGCGAACATCCGCTGGTGCTGACCTTGGGCCGCATGTTCAAGCCGGACAGTCTTCTTTACACCCGCGAGGATATTTTAAGCCGGGGGGTCAGCATTGTGCCCGTGGACCGCGGGGGAGACGTAACGCTCCACGCGCCGGGACAATTGATCGTGTACGTCATGGCGGATTTGAACCGTTATGGGCGTGACCTTAAGGTCTATCTTGAGCATATCGAACAAGTTGCGGTTGATTTATTGAAGGATTTTGATATATTGGCAATGAGCATGCCCGGCCAGCGGGGTGTTTTCATTAACAGGAATAAGATCATTTCCATCGGCGTCGGGGTGCGCAGATGGGTGACGTATCACGGTTTGGGAATCAACGTCAACACCGACCTGTCTTTGTTTGACCTCATCAAGCCATGCGGGCTTGACGTGCGCATGACTTCCATCGCCCAATTGAAAGGCGGCCCGGTGGCCATGGGTGACGTTAAGGAAAAATTCACGCGGCATTTTTGCCGTCAATTCGGGGGACACAATACTTAA
- the rpsD gene encoding 30S ribosomal protein S4, translating to MGRDLGPDCRLCRREGEKLFLKGARCYTHKCAISRREYPPGQHGLRRTTKLSNFGVQLREKQKVKRIYGVLEKQFRNYFIKAVSTKGVAGTVLLQFLERRLDSVVFNLGFAKSRTDARQIVSHNHVAVNGRRVNIASFLVKPNDIVEIKTDAKTTGTIKVNVEVTKERKVPAWLEADAANLKGKVVRVPMREDIGFPINEQLIVELYSR from the coding sequence ATGGGACGTGATTTAGGACCAGATTGCCGTTTGTGCCGCCGGGAAGGCGAGAAACTTTTCTTGAAAGGCGCGCGTTGCTATACGCATAAATGCGCCATATCCCGCCGGGAATATCCCCCAGGCCAGCATGGGTTAAGGAGGACGACCAAACTGTCGAATTTCGGCGTCCAACTGCGCGAAAAACAGAAGGTCAAGCGCATTTACGGCGTGCTTGAAAAGCAGTTCAGGAATTATTTCATCAAGGCGGTGAGCACCAAGGGTGTCGCCGGCACCGTGCTTTTACAATTTTTGGAACGCCGTTTGGACAGTGTTGTGTTCAATCTGGGTTTCGCGAAGTCCCGCACGGATGCCCGCCAGATCGTCAGCCATAATCACGTGGCCGTCAACGGACGGCGCGTGAACATCGCTTCTTTCTTGGTCAAACCCAATGACATTGTGGAGATCAAGACCGACGCCAAGACGACCGGCACCATCAAGGTCAACGTTGAGGTGACCAAGGAGCGCAAGGTCCCCGCCTGGCTTGAGGCGGACGCGGCAAATTTGAAGGGCAAAGTCGTGCGCGTCCCGATGCGTGAGGACATTGGTTTTCCCATCAACGAGCAATTGATCGTCGAGCTTTATTCAAGGTAA
- a CDS encoding adenylate kinase: protein MRIVLLGPPGAGKGSLAGFIKGMTGIAHISTGDMLREEMSAKGGSASGGKISVLGQEIKGFVERGELVPDDVVTRLVQEKVSHDPDLAQGYMLDGFPRTVKQAQDLDAMLAKAKKPLDFALYMRADLDIILMRLTGRRVCKTCGALYHLTNKPPKTQGVCDLCGGPVYQRSDDNEDTIRKRMDVYATSTKPIIDYYARQKKLKEVDGNAQTTDVRDHLISILNDNKPDQDQKPRRD from the coding sequence ATGAGGATCGTGCTTTTGGGTCCTCCGGGCGCGGGCAAAGGTTCTTTGGCAGGGTTCATCAAGGGCATGACGGGCATCGCGCACATTTCCACCGGCGATATGCTCCGTGAGGAGATGTCCGCCAAAGGCGGATCCGCCTCCGGCGGAAAAATTTCCGTCTTGGGCCAAGAAATCAAAGGTTTCGTTGAAAGGGGAGAATTGGTCCCCGATGACGTGGTCACGCGGCTGGTCCAGGAAAAAGTGAGCCATGACCCGGACCTGGCCCAAGGGTATATGCTCGACGGGTTTCCCCGCACGGTCAAGCAGGCCCAGGACCTGGACGCGATGCTGGCCAAGGCCAAAAAACCTTTGGATTTTGCTCTTTACATGCGGGCTGACCTGGACATCATCCTGATGCGCCTCACGGGCCGGCGGGTGTGCAAGACATGCGGCGCTCTTTACCATTTAACGAATAAACCGCCCAAGACGCAGGGCGTGTGCGACCTTTGCGGCGGACCAGTGTATCAGCGTTCCGACGATAATGAGGACACCATCCGCAAGCGCATGGATGTCTACGCCACCAGCACAAAACCTATTATCGATTATTATGCCAGGCAGAAAAAATTAAAAGAGGTCGACGGCAACGCCCAAACAACGGATGTGCGCGACCATTTGATCAGCATCCTCAATGACAACAAGCCAGATCAAGATCAAAAGCCCCGGCGAGATTGA
- the secY gene encoding preprotein translocase subunit SecY: MIAQFLQGLTNCFKIEELRNKILFTLGILAVYRLGCYIPTPGINGVALNEFFARMDSTTGGGNVFSIMNMFSGGALGKLTIFSLGVMPYISSSIIMQLLTAVIPSLEKLSKEGQAGYRKINQFTRYGTVLLSLVQSFFIALWLESPSTFGGLQIVNDPGWGFRFTSVITLTAGSVFLMWLGERIQERGVGNGVSLIITAGIISSAPTALHYLNLLLSSKSGASQLQPIALVLMVFFLIAVIISTTMVSQGQRRIPVQYARRMTGTQATGGSSTFIPLKVDTAGIIAIIFAQSVILFPATIASFWPQGPLQHAMTWISRGNFSYYALYAFLIIFFCYFYTAIVFNPVDVSENLKKHGGFVPGIRPGKETADHLDYVLTRVTLVGALFICCIAVMPDAIMASFKVPYLVASFFGGTGVLITVGVMLDTMKQVESHLQMHHYEGFMKTGQLRGRR; this comes from the coding sequence ATGATAGCCCAATTCCTCCAGGGGTTGACGAATTGTTTTAAGATCGAGGAATTGCGCAACAAGATCCTTTTTACCCTGGGGATCCTGGCGGTCTATCGCCTGGGTTGTTATATCCCGACCCCCGGCATCAACGGGGTGGCGCTCAATGAGTTCTTTGCGCGCATGGACAGCACCACCGGCGGCGGCAACGTGTTCTCCATCATGAACATGTTCTCCGGCGGGGCGTTGGGAAAATTGACGATCTTTTCTCTGGGGGTCATGCCGTATATCTCCAGCTCGATCATCATGCAGCTGTTGACGGCCGTGATCCCGTCCCTGGAGAAATTATCCAAGGAAGGCCAGGCGGGTTACCGGAAGATCAACCAGTTCACCCGTTACGGCACCGTGCTATTGTCCCTGGTGCAGTCATTTTTTATCGCTCTTTGGCTTGAAAGTCCTTCGACATTCGGCGGTTTGCAGATCGTCAACGATCCCGGCTGGGGTTTCAGGTTCACGAGCGTCATCACCCTGACCGCGGGCAGTGTATTTTTGATGTGGCTGGGCGAGCGCATCCAGGAACGGGGGGTCGGCAACGGCGTGTCCCTGATCATCACCGCGGGCATCATCTCCTCGGCGCCGACGGCGCTTCATTACCTGAATTTGTTATTGTCCTCTAAAAGCGGGGCCAGTCAATTGCAGCCGATCGCGCTGGTGCTGATGGTCTTTTTCCTCATTGCGGTCATCATTTCAACGACCATGGTGTCCCAGGGCCAGCGGCGCATCCCGGTCCAGTACGCGCGGCGCATGACGGGGACGCAGGCGACCGGAGGGTCCTCGACGTTCATCCCTTTGAAGGTGGACACCGCGGGCATCATCGCCATCATTTTCGCGCAATCCGTCATTCTTTTTCCGGCGACGATCGCGAGTTTCTGGCCCCAGGGCCCCTTGCAGCACGCGATGACATGGATCTCGCGCGGGAATTTCAGCTATTACGCCCTCTACGCGTTTTTGATCATTTTCTTTTGTTATTTTTACACGGCCATTGTTTTTAACCCCGTGGATGTTTCGGAAAATTTGAAGAAACATGGGGGGTTTGTCCCCGGCATACGTCCGGGCAAGGAAACCGCGGATCATCTGGATTATGTCCTGACGCGCGTCACCCTGGTCGGTGCTCTTTTTATTTGCTGCATCGCCGTCATGCCAGATGCCATCATGGCCTCGTTCAAAGTGCCGTATCTGGTGGCGTCCTTCTTCGGGGGCACGGGCGTTCTCATCACCGTCGGGGTCATGCTCGATACCATGAAGCAGGTCGAGTCGCATCTGCAGATGCACCATTACGAGGGCTTCATGAAAACGGGGCAGCTCCGGGGACGGCGATGA
- the rpsM gene encoding 30S ribosomal protein S13, whose product MPRILGIDLPKEKRIEAALPYIYGIGPTRSKNILTQAQVSVDKRAKDLTEEEITRITTIIQKGFVVEGDLRRENNENIRRHMEMGSYRGLRHRKGLPVRGQRTKTNARTRKGKKAVTGHIIQKAEAPAAKKPNKE is encoded by the coding sequence ATGCCGAGAATTTTAGGGATAGATCTTCCCAAAGAAAAGCGCATCGAGGCCGCCCTTCCTTATATATACGGGATCGGGCCGACCCGTTCTAAAAATATTTTGACGCAAGCGCAGGTCAGCGTGGACAAGCGCGCCAAGGACCTCACCGAAGAGGAGATCACGCGGATCACCACCATCATCCAGAAGGGCTTTGTCGTTGAAGGCGATCTGCGCCGTGAGAACAACGAGAACATACGCCGGCACATGGAAATGGGGTCTTACCGCGGCCTGCGTCATCGCAAGGGTTTGCCTGTGCGCGGTCAGCGCACCAAGACCAATGCCCGTACCCGCAAGGGCAAAAAAGCGGTCACGGGACATATCATCCAGAAGGCGGAGGCCCCGGCCGCCAAAAAGCCGAATAAGGAATAA
- a CDS encoding DNA-directed RNA polymerase subunit alpha, giving the protein MGVKWRDFQMPKRLDCEESGYTNIYGKFIAEPFERGYGVTLGNSLRRILLSSIEGSAVTSIRIEGVSHEFSTMPGVLESVTEIVLNIKGLIVRSHSKAPKTVYVKANKKGEIRAKDIIFDEVIELLNPEHHVATLTQDIPFNMELEIARGRGYVPADQNKKEGAPLGTIAVDSIFTPIVKVNFTVENTRVGQRTDYDRLLLEIFTNGAINPKEALLYGANILQRHLDVFVAYGQLPEEEVEEEEVSAEEEALYTKLRLPISELELSVRSSNCLKDANIKTIGDLVKRQEAELLEFRNFGKKSLTEIAELLKGMGLALGMKVDSKKLKAKSGS; this is encoded by the coding sequence ATGGGTGTTAAATGGCGTGATTTTCAGATGCCGAAACGTTTGGACTGCGAAGAGTCCGGCTATACCAATATTTATGGAAAATTCATTGCTGAACCCTTTGAGCGCGGTTATGGCGTGACCCTGGGCAATTCCCTGCGCCGTATTTTATTGTCCTCCATTGAAGGCAGCGCGGTCACGTCCATCCGCATTGAGGGCGTGTCGCACGAATTTTCCACCATGCCCGGCGTCCTGGAGTCCGTGACCGAGATCGTCCTGAACATCAAAGGGCTCATCGTGCGTTCGCATTCCAAGGCCCCCAAGACGGTTTATGTCAAGGCCAATAAAAAAGGCGAGATCAGGGCCAAGGACATCATCTTTGACGAGGTCATCGAGCTTTTGAATCCCGAACACCACGTCGCCACGTTGACGCAGGACATTCCTTTTAACATGGAACTGGAGATCGCCCGCGGCCGCGGTTATGTTCCGGCGGACCAGAACAAAAAAGAAGGCGCGCCTTTGGGCACCATCGCGGTGGATTCCATTTTCACCCCCATCGTGAAGGTGAATTTTACCGTTGAGAATACCCGCGTGGGACAGCGCACCGATTATGACCGCCTGCTGTTGGAAATTTTCACCAATGGGGCCATTAACCCCAAAGAAGCGCTTTTGTACGGGGCCAACATCCTCCAGCGCCATTTGGACGTGTTTGTCGCCTATGGTCAGTTGCCCGAAGAGGAAGTGGAGGAGGAGGAGGTCTCCGCCGAGGAAGAGGCCTTGTATACCAAACTGCGCCTTCCCATCTCCGAACTGGAGCTCTCCGTGCGTTCGTCCAACTGCCTGAAGGACGCCAATATCAAGACCATCGGGGACCTGGTCAAACGCCAGGAAGCCGAACTTCTGGAATTCCGTAATTTCGGAAAGAAATCGCTGACCGAGATCGCCGAATTGCTCAAAGGCATGGGCCTTGCTTTGGGGATGAAGGTTGATTCGAAGAAATTGAAAGCAAAGAGCGGATCATGA
- a CDS encoding pyridoxal phosphate-dependent aminotransferase gives MLQVNRRIKDIVGSTTLAITARAKELQAADHDVVNFAAGEPDFDTPDLIKQAGIKAIQSGQTKYTPSIGTQELREAIAAKFFKDNQLVLKPEQIVVSCGAKHSIFNLIQVLVDDGDEVLFQAPYWVSYPEMVKAAGGRSVIIPTDASSAFKITQALLNKYLSPKTKVLILNSPSNPTGVMYDRSELEAIAAICVAHKIYVISDEIYEKLVYDSNEFVSIASLNKEIFERTITVNGVSKAYAMTGWRIGYAAGPMEVMEYVKKFQDHSTSNPASMSQAAAVAALKASDESIEAMRKVFETRRDLMLKCLDGIPEISYIRPQGTFYVFCDCSKIGGAAIASKMLDDVKVAVIPGDSFGAPEHIRLSFSTSESRIKEGVDRMARWIKASGESRYGKKHHTA, from the coding sequence ATGCTCCAAGTCAATCGCCGCATCAAAGACATCGTCGGTTCCACGACGCTGGCCATCACGGCCCGCGCCAAGGAACTGCAGGCGGCGGACCACGACGTGGTCAATTTTGCCGCCGGCGAGCCCGATTTTGACACCCCGGATCTCATCAAACAGGCCGGCATCAAGGCCATCCAGTCCGGCCAGACCAAATACACCCCTTCCATCGGCACGCAGGAATTGCGCGAAGCCATTGCCGCCAAATTCTTCAAAGACAACCAACTTGTCCTTAAGCCCGAACAGATCGTCGTGTCCTGCGGGGCCAAACATTCCATATTTAATCTTATCCAGGTGCTGGTGGACGACGGCGACGAGGTATTGTTTCAGGCACCGTATTGGGTGAGTTACCCTGAGATGGTCAAGGCCGCGGGGGGCAGGTCGGTCATCATCCCGACGGACGCGTCCAGCGCCTTTAAGATCACGCAAGCACTTCTTAACAAATATTTAAGCCCCAAGACCAAGGTTTTGATCTTGAATTCCCCGTCCAACCCGACGGGGGTCATGTATGACAGATCTGAACTGGAAGCCATCGCCGCCATCTGTGTGGCGCACAAAATTTACGTGATTAGTGATGAAATCTACGAGAAACTGGTTTATGATAGCAATGAATTTGTTTCCATCGCTTCTTTGAACAAAGAGATCTTTGAGCGCACGATCACCGTCAATGGCGTTTCCAAGGCCTATGCCATGACCGGGTGGCGCATCGGTTACGCGGCCGGACCCATGGAAGTCATGGAATACGTCAAGAAATTCCAGGACCATTCCACGTCCAACCCGGCGTCCATGAGCCAGGCGGCCGCGGTCGCGGCCCTGAAGGCCTCGGATGAAAGCATCGAGGCCATGCGCAAGGTTTTTGAGACCCGTCGTGATCTGATGCTCAAATGCCTGGACGGGATCCCGGAGATCAGTTATATCCGTCCCCAAGGCACCTTCTATGTTTTTTGTGATTGTTCCAAGATCGGCGGCGCGGCCATCGCGTCCAAAATGCTCGACGATGTTAAAGTGGCCGTCATCCCGGGGGACAGTTTCGGCGCCCCGGAGCATATCCGTTTGAGTTTTTCCACGTCCGAATCCAGGATCAAAGAAGGGGTTGACCGCATGGCCCGTTGGATCAAAGCCAGCGGCGAGTCCCGATATGGAAAAAAACACCACACTGCGTGA
- the infA gene encoding translation initiation factor IF-1 gives MAKEDLIEVEGVVGEALPNAMFRVVLDNGHKVLAHVSGKIRMNFIRILPGDKVKVELSPYDLSRGRITFRLK, from the coding sequence ATGGCCAAAGAAGACCTGATCGAAGTCGAAGGAGTCGTGGGAGAGGCGCTTCCCAATGCCATGTTCCGCGTTGTTCTGGACAACGGCCATAAGGTCCTGGCGCATGTTTCGGGGAAGATCCGCATGAATTTCATCCGGATATTGCCCGGCGATAAAGTGAAAGTGGAACTTTCCCCGTACGACTTGAGCCGGGGGCGGATCACATTCAGATTGAAATGA
- the rpmJ gene encoding 50S ribosomal protein L36: MKVKSSVKRICGNCKIVRRKRVVRVICINPKHKQRQG, translated from the coding sequence ATGAAGGTCAAATCATCCGTTAAAAGGATTTGCGGCAATTGCAAGATCGTCCGTCGCAAGAGGGTCGTGCGGGTCATCTGCATCAACCCCAAACATAAGCAAAGACAAGGATAA
- the rplQ gene encoding 50S ribosomal protein L17: MRHRKAGNRLSRNQSLRKATLRDMAKATLIQERICTTRAKAKEARKLIDRLITLGKRDTLAARRRAFAILCDHVLVSRLFKETSPRFKERPGGYTRIIPFNQRAGDNAQLVFLELTEKSRTIISGQKRSKAKEEIAPAAKEPAKIPAAEGHSKAEIKGAAPHVSKPTGIRKFFQRKTGAE; the protein is encoded by the coding sequence ATGAGACATAGGAAAGCAGGGAACCGTCTAAGCCGTAATCAAAGTTTGCGCAAGGCCACCTTGCGCGACATGGCCAAGGCGACGCTGATCCAGGAGCGCATCTGCACCACGCGCGCCAAGGCCAAAGAGGCCAGAAAACTCATTGACCGGCTCATCACGCTGGGTAAGAGGGACACGCTGGCCGCCCGCCGTCGGGCGTTCGCCATCCTGTGCGACCATGTCCTGGTGTCCCGGCTTTTTAAAGAGACGTCCCCGCGTTTCAAAGAGCGTCCGGGTGGATACACCCGCATCATTCCTTTTAATCAACGTGCCGGTGATAATGCCCAGCTGGTGTTCCTGGAATTGACGGAAAAAAGCCGGACCATCATCAGCGGCCAGAAAAGATCCAAGGCCAAGGAAGAAATAGCGCCTGCTGCCAAAGAACCGGCCAAAATTCCGGCAGCGGAAGGCCATTCCAAGGCGGAGATCAAGGGCGCGGCCCCGCACGTTTCTAAACCCACCGGGATCAGGAAATTTTTCCAGCGCAAAACCGGCGCGGAATAA
- the rpsK gene encoding 30S ribosomal protein S11 — MATKPEQPEQQKQQQQQPLVKKAAKARKKSLKGITSGIVTIQATFNNTIITISDKQGNTIVWATPGLVGFHGSKKSTPFAAQIAATDAARRAKELGLMSVDVFVRGPGSGRESAIRALAGAGLMVTSIKDVTPIPHNGCRQRKKRRV, encoded by the coding sequence ATGGCCACAAAACCTGAACAACCCGAACAACAAAAACAACAGCAACAGCAGCCCCTCGTCAAGAAAGCTGCCAAGGCCCGCAAAAAATCCCTCAAAGGGATCACCAGCGGCATTGTCACCATTCAGGCGACGTTCAACAATACCATCATCACCATCAGTGACAAGCAGGGCAATACCATCGTTTGGGCGACGCCGGGCCTGGTCGGTTTCCACGGTTCCAAGAAAAGCACGCCGTTCGCGGCGCAGATCGCGGCCACCGATGCCGCCCGCAGGGCCAAGGAATTGGGTTTGATGAGCGTGGATGTTTTTGTCAGAGGACCCGGTTCAGGCCGCGAGTCCGCGATCCGCGCGCTGGCAGGGGCAGGCTTGATGGTGACGTCTATCAAGGACGTGACGCCCATCCCGCATAACGGATGCCGTCAGCGCAAAAAGCGCAGGGTATAA